Part of the Priestia megaterium genome, TTTGAAGAATTATCAGTAGATCCGTCATCGACAATGACTATTTGATCAAAGGGAACTGTTTGTGTAATACAGGATTGGATTGCTATTGAAAGAAACTTCTCCATATTGAAATTAGAAATCATAACCGATAGAGTTGGAGCAGATAACGTAGCATTTGAAGAACTTTTTTTAAATTTATGAGCAAATTTTAATTTTTCATTGTTTGTTATATTATTTATTTTTCTTATCTCCTCAATAACGTTTTCTTTTAAAGTAACAACATTTGACTCCCCGTTTTTTAGAAGCCATAAATGAAATATTATCTCTCTAAATGGTACTTCTCGCTCCAACACAAATGGTGAATCTTTCAAAAAAGAAGTCTTAACCATAAAAGGAAATTGGTAATATAGATCTTTACTCTCATGGTAGACTGTCATGATAGGTTTATCATCCTTAAGAGTAAGTGTGTTACCATTTACTGCAGATGTGAGTAATTCATATGTAAAAAGGAATAATACATATTCGCTTTCTATAGCTTCAATGTAAGTGTTTAGCATAATACCTAGATCTTGTCGAGCATTAATATAATCTATATCAAAGGGTAGTGATGAATTGGGACTGGATAGATAAGGGTAGTGACTGTCAAAAACAGTGACTTTATTCACACGAGGTAAAATATAGTTCAGCGAGGATAGTGCTTTCCTTAAATCACTACGAATATTGTAATTAATACAGAGTACATGAATGTCTTTCAAAGTCTGCTCCTCCCTTATAATGAAAAGATTTCTTATATATTCAGTACCTTTAAACATATTCTAAAAATTTTAAAGGTATGTCAATTGGTCAAGATTTAATAATTCTCTGTGGATTATAATTTATCAAATTATTTCATTTGTTATAGAATACAGCTCAAAATTCCCATTATAGTTACATGTTAAAATACAGCTTGTTTGTCTATGCTCTTCATATGTACTAGAAATCCATTAAAAGACAAAAAAGCCACTCCTCACTTGGAGAAGCATTTTACCTCTTCTCTTTGCTTAGTAAGAAGGTAGCGAATAGATTTAACTAAATGCATTCACAAGTCATTTAATAAACTTCTAAAAGTTTACTGATGAGTTTAACATAATTATTGGGTTTATTAGAGAATGTCTAATGAAACTAAGATAACTACTAGAACTTGAAGTAATACTTGAAGATTTACAGCTATATCAGTATCAGTTGTTTTAACTTCCATATTTGTTGAATTTTCAATAATTGGTTTTTTTTGTGAATTTTTTTGCTAAATGCTAGTAAGTTGTTTCAGATTCTTTATTACACTATTTCCCATATCGTTATCGCCAATTGTAATACGAATCACTACAGCAATAGCCACTTGGTTATCTGTCATATGAACTACAATGTCACATGCATCTTTAATCCAGATTAGTTCATCTGATTCTTGATCCACTAGTTAAACTTGATTAGCTTCCTGAAAGACATCTGTACCAAAGTTTTGGTCATCATGGTGTTTATCGTCTTTATGGTAATCTACTTTACAATCATTATTGCAATAATTCTTTTTACTGATTTTACTTTTTTATTTACGTCGTAATAGTAATAATCTTGAGATGACATAGTTATCACTCCTTTTTCATGGTATGTAATAATACATGAATAGGGAAATCCATAGGATCACCCTATTGAACTAAGGTATATAACTATTTTTATCAAATAAAAAACGCCTAAGGATAGGCACTTTTAGAAAGTTAACTATTCTTTTTTTAGCATTGTTTTCACTGACGAATTGATTTACCCGCTTACTCAAATCCTCTACCATTTCCTTAAGTATTTGTTTTTTCTCTTCAGATAACCTTCCTTTAACTTGTTCTTTATCAACTCCATATTTTGAAAAAATGTCACTTACTAATAAGTCAATGAGTTTGTTAGGTACTATCTCTGTTTTCTTTAATGAATCACTCACATGAATCTATCCTTTTAATAAAGTTTTTTTATCCCAGCATATGCAGGCATTACCTAAAAGGAAACATTTGGACCTACACCTAATGTGGTTATGTATCATTATAAATACTACTAATTCCATTCTTAAATACTAAACAGAATTAGTAGTATGATGATTGTATAGATAGAAAGAAAGAATGTTTCTACCCTTTTCTAGTTCTTTAAAATAAATATTCATTCAAAAAGCAATTATTAAATTAGTAAATACTTCGCTTCTTTCATTGATTTCTTACAGAATATAATTATTTAAATGATTATACCTATTAATGTTCCGCCAGCAATGTTCACTAAAGGTCGAAAACCCCAATGTCTAAAAATCTTAAAAGCTTCAGAATTGTTATTATTTACAAAACCAGTTGCTCCTCTTATGCCTTTTTTTCGAGCGTAAGATATTACCGTAGGCAGAAAAGATCCACCAACGCCCTGTCCTTGATATGGACGATCAAGAACTACATAATTTATAAATATAACGTCTTTCACTATAAATTTGTAACAAAGATAACCAATTACTTTATCATCATTGTTACATATAACAAGCACTTCATGTGACTTCTTCAATATGTTTTGAACTACTGTGCTTTTCACTTTGAAATTATCCATTGTTAAGCTAATTAAATAAGAATCATCTTTATAAGGAATTCTTTTTCGTAAATACATCCCTTTTACCTCTATCCTCTCTAATTTTTTAAATCATTCCATTTCATAAGGGGAAGATAAATCTTTAAGTATTTTATATGGCTATATATTTCTAGAAGACTCCCTATGATTGTAACGTCTGTAGCAGTTTTTTATTTAAATCTGCCTTTCTTTGTGTCCTTTATTATTTTATTCTTTAATAAATAAAGGGTTTGTGTGCCTGTCCAATAAGTTCAGATTTATTTTTAGTGCTATAAATAAAAAAACATCGTTCAGTTGTTCTAAACAATGTAAAAATTAATGATTTTTATTCAACACTTTCCCAATTTTCTTTTCATACCGAATTCCCATTAGAAAATGCTAACAACTATGCTTAGAACAAAGGCGCTGTTGTTTTAACATGTTTTAGGAATTACGTAGTTAATATCATAATACCCCAGCATGCTATGAGAATTTGATTGCTGTAGCTGCTACAGATTCAAATGATAAAAAATCTAGTTTTTTAAATTATGATACATGGAGGAAAGGTGCTACACCAGGTTCAAGTATTCTATCTACCTAAACTGATAGTTATTATATCTATTAAAGCGGTACTTCAATGGCTTGTTCTCATGTAGCGGAATTGGCAGGACTATTCTGTTAGCAGCTTAGGGAAAAAGCAACTCTTCTTATCCTCTACATTTTCTTTATCCTTCATGAAATGTACCTCTTGTTCCTTTCCATCACGTTATTTCTAAATGAACAAGGATTTATGTTTAATAAGGGAAGTATTTAATATTTATATATTTCCTTACATAGTTTATTTACGTTTATCAATCATTTGATAAATAAGAGCTTTATTATTTTCTAAAATTTCTTTGGTAGTTTTGATTCTTTACATATCGAGAGAAATTAGCTTTACTATACCATTGTTAACATAGAGGACATGGTAACTTGCTTTCAACCTTATAATGGTTTGAGGTGTGTAATGATGATCGTGTTATATACGCTTAGTCAAATTAAATAAAAAAGCCCCCTCCTTACGGAGAGAAGCATTTTACCTCTTCTCTTATACTCGGTAAGAAGGTAGCGAATAAATTTAGCTAAATGCATTCACAAGTAAAAATTCTATAGCTACTTCTTGCAAATACTATTCAAATAATTGAATAGATTATCCGACTATATTACAAATTTTTCTGCTAGAGAATATCTAATGTAACCAAGATAGCTACTAGAACTTGTAGTAATACCTGAAGATTTACAGCGATATCTGTATCAGTAGTTGTAACTTTTACGTTTGTAGAATTTTCAATAATTGTCTTTTGAGCATTTTTTTGTTTAATGACTGCGAATTGTTTCAATTCTTGAACTATGCTGTCTCCTTCAGCAGTGTCACCAATAGTAATACGAACAACTACTGCAATAGCTATTTGTAAAGCTACTTGAATAGTCACTGCGACTTGAGTATCTGTAGTGTGTACCTTAACATCTTGTGAATCTTTAACAATAATTTTCTCAAAAGATTTTTGTTCAGCAGCAGCTATTTGCTCTGCTTCCTGCAAAATGTCAACTCCACTGAATCGTTTATTTTCACAATGATCTAGTGCTCTCCATTTTTTCTCACCCATTTTTTTCACCTCTTTTAGTTTTTAATTAAAGAACATCTACAAGTACAATAATAGCAACTAGTACTTGTAATAATAATTGAATGTTAAGGACAACGTCTGTATCAGTAGTTGTAATTTCAACATCTTTAGAATTCTCAATATAAATCTTTTGTTTGTTTGTTTGCTCTATGTCAGATAGTTGTAATAAATCTTGAAGTACACCATCATTTTCAGCAGTATCGCCAATGGTAATACGAACAACTACTGCGATAGCTACTTGGATGGCTACTTGAATAGCAATAGCTGCTTGAGTATCTGTTGTATGAACAGTAATATCACAAGAATCTTTAATCCAAATTAATTCATTTGATTCTTGATCAATTAAAGAAAGTTGATCAGCCTCTTGAACTACTTCTGCATCAAAACTTTCTCCAAAACTTTCTCCAAAACTCTCACGACTCTCACGGCTCTCACGACTCTCACGACTCTCACGGCTATTATAGTAATCATATTCTGTAGATTCACTTTCATGGTGATCTACGTGATCTACTTTCCAGCCATCTTTATAATGCTTCTTGGGATCATTCTTTTTATGTCTGCTTTTGCAATTTTTCTTTTCGTAAGAATAATAATTTTTAGATGACATAACTAACACTCCTTTTTCATGGTATGTATTAATATATGAACATACCAATCAATAGGATTGGGCCAATGGACTAATGAGTGCAACCATTTTAAAAAACCACAAAAACGCCTATTGAATGGCGTTTGTAGATGTTATGATTTATTTATTTTTTGTTGTTAGTAGTATTTGTTTGCTTAACAAATTCATCCACTCGTTTTGATAAATCTTCAACCATTTCTTTAAGCATTTGTTTCTTTTCTTCAGATAGTTTTCTTTTGACTTGCTCTTTATCTATGCCATGTTTAGAAAAAACGTCGTTTACTAATACATCAATTATTTTATTTGGAACAATCTCCGGCCTTCTCTGTGAATCACTCATATTAATCGCTCCTTTTTTATAAGGTTTTATTTCATAACAACATATGCAGCGGTTACCTAAAAGGAAACAATTCCCCATCTATTTTCAAGTGTTATTTAAAAAATTCCTTTTAAATACAGTGTATTTCTTAGTAGCATACACTGTATTTAGATAAAATAAAAAACTTCTATATTGATATTATTATAAAATATAGTCATTTTCTTCTTTTGAAAATTTAAGATAATAAAATAAATTTAACATCATATATTTGTACATAAGGTAAGTGTCTTATGTTTTCAACAATTTTCTTAACAGTATTTATGAAAAGAGTTGAGTAAAATGGGAAAAAAGGCGAAGGTGGTACATGTTGCAGGTGATTTTCCATACCAAAGAGGAAAATCATCTAAGTGCCAAGTTTATGTAATAAACGAGGATACTAATACTGTTTCCGTTATAGATGGGTTAACAGATGAGTTAATTACGACTATTAATGTAGGTCGTCAGCCTGTGAATGTGAATGGCAACTCATCTAGTAATCGAATTTATGTCACTAATAAAGGTGATGAAACAGTTTCAGTCATCGATGCGGAAACGAATACAGTCATTAGTATCATTCCAGTTGGAGGTCAACCATCCGGTATAGGAATCAATCCCTATATGGATAGGGTTTATATAACAAATGCAGCTAGTGACACAGTTTCAGTCATCGATGGATTGACAAATATGGTTGTTGCTACAATTCCTGTAGAAACCCATCCAATTAACCTAGATGTTCACCCTTATATTAACCGTATTTATGTAGCTAATAAGTTTAAAAACACAGTCTCGGTCATTGATGGATTAACGAATACCATAATGGCTACAGTTCCAGTAGGTGACCAACCTAACGACGTAGGCACTAACTTATCTAACAATCGAATTTATGTAGCCAATAAAAATAGTCATACTGTTTCAGTCATTGACGCAGGAACAAATACTGTTATTGGGATAGTGCCGGTAATAGAACACCCCTCTATGATTGATATTAATGGAGATAATAATCAGATCCACGTCACAAACGAAGAAAATAGTATAGTCTCCGTAATTGACGGAGCAACCAATATCGTTATTGCTACCCTTCCGGTGGGTGATCAGTCAATTTATACAATAACTGATGCCTAATATAAGACATAAAAACTAACACTTATGTTCTATAAGAGGTGGCATAACAATGATTTCATACTATAACCTGTAGCAACAATAACCGTATTAACATAAAGTTATTGTTGCTACAATTCATAATATTGAACTGCGGCCTCTAACAATTTGAGCCTAACCATACTCTTTCCATTTTTCATAAACGGATGGACGAATTTCTCTAACATAAGCCAAAAAATCCTTCGATAATTTTAATTCTTTTAATTCAGTTAGTAACTTAATGGGTATAGATCGATTAGAAGTAAACGCTCTTTTATGATCAATTATTTTTAAATTACCCTCTTCATTTATTAAAACATGACGTAATTCGGTATCTTGTCTGCTAAAGTTTAAACTTCTTAATTCATCAAGAAGATTCATAATTTTAATGACTAAAGATTTTGTCATATGTCTATTTTTTTTTAGATACTTTGCCAACGAAATCCCCTTTATATACTCCATGACTATGTAATCCGCCCCATAATCGTAGAGACGAGGAATAATAGAAGATGACTGCCCAATTTGTATAGCTTTTAACTCCTTTCTTTGTGTTTCTTTCTTGAAAAAAACTTTTACACATCGATCAGGCATTAAGTGATAAACA contains:
- a CDS encoding glycosyltransferase family 2 protein, which encodes MKDIHVLCINYNIRSDLRKALSSLNYILPRVNKVTVFDSHYPYLSSPNSSLPFDIDYINARQDLGIMLNTYIEAIESEYVLFLFTYELLTSAVNGNTLTLKDDKPIMTVYHESKDLYYQFPFMVKTSFLKDSPFVLEREVPFREIIFHLWLLKNGESNVVTLKENVIEEIRKINNITNNEKLKFAHKFKKSSSNATLSAPTLSVMISNFNMEKFLSIAIQSCITQTVPFDQIVIVDDGSTDNSSKLLEKWKTHSNIQCFFKSNEGKAKALNYILPFITTDFVLELDSDDWLDPDAVLLIKNKLGTLPPNIAVLYGNWRYWNQNSAAEVEFLKVRHGKSVNSREELLSYTFPLGPRIYRTSALMEGKGFPISDFEDGRLYEDVAMLVQLSKKYEFFYKDFTVYNVRKHSNSVTKKNHSKWNDFKKFLT
- a CDS encoding spore coat protein; protein product: MEVKTTDTDIAVNLQVLLQVLVVILVSLDIL
- a CDS encoding spore coat protein, which encodes MDQESDELIWIKDACDIVVHMTDNQVAIAVVIRITIGDNDMGNSVIKNLKQLTSI
- a CDS encoding spore coat protein, which translates into the protein MSDSLKKTEIVPNKLIDLLVSDIFSKYGVDKEQVKGRLSEEKKQILKEMVEDLSKRVNQFVSENNAKKRIVNFLKVPILRRFLFDKNSYIP
- a CDS encoding GNAT family N-acetyltransferase, with product MYLRKRIPYKDDSYLISLTMDNFKVKSTVVQNILKKSHEVLVICNNDDKVIGYLCYKFIVKDVIFINYVVLDRPYQGQGVGGSFLPTVISYARKKGIRGATGFVNNNNSEAFKIFRHWGFRPLVNIAGGTLIGIII
- a CDS encoding spore coat protein, producing MGEKKWRALDHCENKRFSGVDILQEAEQIAAAEQKSFEKIIVKDSQDVKVHTTDTQVAVTIQVALQIAIAVVVRITIGDTAEGDSIVQELKQFAVIKQKNAQKTIIENSTNVKVTTTDTDIAVNLQVLLQVLVAILVTLDIL
- a CDS encoding spore coat protein — encoded protein: MSSKNYYSYEKKNCKSRHKKNDPKKHYKDGWKVDHVDHHESESTEYDYYNSRESRESRESRESRESFGESFGESFDAEVVQEADQLSLIDQESNELIWIKDSCDITVHTTDTQAAIAIQVAIQVAIAVVVRITIGDTAENDGVLQDLLQLSDIEQTNKQKIYIENSKDVEITTTDTDVVLNIQLLLQVLVAIIVLVDVL
- a CDS encoding spore coat protein; the encoded protein is MSDSQRRPEIVPNKIIDVLVNDVFSKHGIDKEQVKRKLSEEKKQMLKEMVEDLSKRVDEFVKQTNTTNNKK
- a CDS encoding YncE family protein, with protein sequence MGKKAKVVHVAGDFPYQRGKSSKCQVYVINEDTNTVSVIDGLTDELITTINVGRQPVNVNGNSSSNRIYVTNKGDETVSVIDAETNTVISIIPVGGQPSGIGINPYMDRVYITNAASDTVSVIDGLTNMVVATIPVETHPINLDVHPYINRIYVANKFKNTVSVIDGLTNTIMATVPVGDQPNDVGTNLSNNRIYVANKNSHTVSVIDAGTNTVIGIVPVIEHPSMIDINGDNNQIHVTNEENSIVSVIDGATNIVIATLPVGDQSIYTITDA